One window of Leopardus geoffroyi isolate Oge1 chromosome B3, O.geoffroyi_Oge1_pat1.0, whole genome shotgun sequence genomic DNA carries:
- the MAPKBP1 gene encoding mitogen-activated protein kinase-binding protein 1 isoform X2, which yields MKCNSKLSVVNTLQLQILYSCQFCLSSQLRLCFPSACVCSGELALPLFSSSFRKIFMWKELGRFSVLTKDRNGMKPSRHDFIEGYKRTACAGEPLDFEKVTLEKVLGITVSGGRGLACDPRSGLVAYPAGCVVVLFNPRKHKQHHILNSSRKTITALAFSPDGKYLVTGESGHMPAVRVWDVAEHSQVAELQEHKYGVACVAFSPSAKYIVSVGYQHDMIVNVWAWKKNIVVASNKVSSRVTAVSFSEDCSYFVTAGNRHIKFWYLDDSKTSKVNATVPLLGRSGLLGELRNNLFTDVACGRGKKADSTFCITSSGLLCEFSDRRLLDKWVELRTTVAHCISVSQDYIFCGCADGTVRLFNPSNLHFLSTLPRPHALGTDIASVTEASRLFSGVANARYPDTIALTFDPTNQWLSCVYNDHSIYVWDVRDPKKVGKVYSALYHSSCVWSVEVYPEVKDSNQACLPPSSFITCSSDNTIRLWNTESSGVHGSTLHRNILSNDLIKIIYVDGNTQALLDTELPGGDKADGSLMDPRVGIRSVCISPNGQHLASGDRVGTLRVHELQSLSEMLKVEAHDSEILCLEYSKPDTGLKLLASASRDRLIHVLDAGREYSLQQTLDEHSSSITAVKFAASDGQVRMISCGADKSIYFRTAQKSGDGVQFTRTHHVVRKTTLYDMDVEPSWKYTAIGCQDRNIRIFNISSGKQKKLFKGSQGEDGTLIKVQTDPSGIYIATSCSDKNLSIFDFSSGECVATMFGHSEIVTGMKFSNDCKHLISVSGDSCIFVWRLSSEMTISMRQRLAELRQRQRGGKPQGPSSPQRAAGPNRHEAPSMLSPGPALSSDSDKEGEDEGTEEEELPALPILAKGTKKEPASVPGPVLPRSLSHWEMSRAQETVEFLAPAPVANQGPRRRSRWAQPGVELSVRSMLDLRQLETLAPSPRDPSQDLLAMTPSCPGKHGQQVPPETSHASQNKKPPRHQASQPCSCPHIIRLLSQEEGVFAQDLEPAPIEDGIVYPEPSDSPTLDTSEFQVQAPARGTLGRVYPGSRASEKHSPDSACSVDYSSSRLSSPEHPNEDSESTEPLSVDGISSDLEEPAEGDEEEEEEEGGTGSYGLQEGSPHTPDQEQFLKQHFETLANGAAPGGPVRVPERTESRSISSRFLLQVQTPPHRELSPSSSSLALPSRPVQMLQASGEQLRGSGASPPGAPPEAEPSPGNGGPQQAVPVLLPRRRLNPDSSWSPKRVTAASPLGGLQKAQSVQSLVPQDEAPPPGPLLLREMEAHAGLRSLPQADGRLSQPHSYQNPTTSSMAKISRSISVGENLGLAAEPQAPAPIRVSPLSKLALPSRAHLVLDIPKPLPDRPTLATFSPVTKGRAPGEVDWPGSPAGLGKAHSTSERRACLGEGAPPKPRTECQAQPGPNSPCGQQLPVSPLFRGPENLQSPTPEKTPSPMECTRPGAALSQDSEPAVSLEQCEQLVAELQGNVRQAVRLYHLVAGCKTPSAEQSRITQLLRNTFSSVRQELEALAGAVLCSPGGSPGAVGAEQTQALLEQYSELLLRAVERRMERRL from the exons GTGTGTGGTCGTGCTGTTCAATCCCCGGAAACACAAACAGCACCACATCCTCAACAGTTCCAG GAAAACCATCACTGCCCTGGCCTTCTCTCCTGATGGCAAGTACCTGGTCACTGGAGAG AGTGGGCACATGCCTGCCGTCCGGGTTTGGGACGTGGCTGAGCATAGCCAGGTGGCGGAGCTGCAGGAGCATAAATATGGCGTGGCTTGTGTGGCCTTCTCCCCTAGCGCCAAGTACATTGTCTCCGTGGGCTACCAGCATGACATGATTGTCAATGTCTGGGCCTGGAAG AAAAACATTGTGGTGGCCTCCAATAAGGTGTCCAGTCGGGTGACAGCAGTGTCCTTCTCTGAAGATTGCAGCTACTTTGTCACTGCAGGCAACCGGCACATCAAATTCTGGTACCTCGATGACAGTAAGACCTCAAAG GTGAACGCCACTGTGCCCCTGCTGGGCCGCTCAGGGCTGCTGGGGGAGCTGCGAAACAACCTGTTCACTGATGTGGCCTGTGGCCGAGGGAAGAAGGCCGACAGCACCTTTTGCATCACGTCCTCAGGGCTGCTGTGCGAGTTCAGCGATCGGAGGCTTTTGGATAAGTGGGTGGAGCTGAGA ACTACTGTGGCCCACTGCATCTCTGTGAGCCAAGACTACATCTTCTGTGGCTGTGCTGATGGCACCGTGCGCCTCTTCAACCCCTCTAACCTGCACTTTCTCAGCACGCTGCCCCGGCCCCACGCCCTGGGGACAGACATTGCCAGCGTCACTGAGGCCAG TCGCCTCTTCTCTGGAGTGGCCAATGCCAGGTATCCAGACACCATTGCCTTGACTTTTGATCCTACTAATCAGTGGCTGTCTTGTGTATACAACGACCACAGCATTTATGTTTGGGATGTGAGGGACCCCAAGAAAGTGGGCAAGGTGTACTCAGCTCTGTATCATTCCTCCTGCGTCTGGAGTGTGGAG gtCTACCCTGAAGTGAAGGACAGTAACCAGGCCTGCCTGCCCCCAAGTTCCTTTATCACCTGTTCCTCAGACAATACCATCCGCCTGTGGAACACAGAGAGCTCCGGGGTACACGGCTCCACCCTGCACCGAAACATCCTCAGCAAT GACCTCATTAAGATCATCTATGTGGATGGGAACACTCAGGCCCTGCTGGACACCGAGCTACCCGGAGGAGACAAAGCTGATGGGTCCCTGATGGATCCCCGTGTGGGCATCCGCTCTGTGTGTATCAGCCCCAACGGACAGCATCTAGCTTCTGGGGACCGTGTAGGCACGCTCAG AGTGCACGAGCTGCAGTCCCTGAGTGAGATGCTAAAGGTGGAGGCCCATGACTCAGAAATTCTATGCCTGGAGTACTCTAAGCCAGACACAG GTCTGAAGCTGTTGGCGTCAGCGAGCCGGGATCGGCTCATCCATGTGCTAGATGCTGGCCGTGAATATAGCCTGCAGCAGACGTTGGACGAGCACTCATCCTCCATCACTGCTGTCAAGTttgcag CCAGCGATGGGCAAGTCCGCATGATCAGCTGTGGAGCAGACAAGAGCATCTACTTCCGAACTGCACAGAAG TCCGGAGATGGAGTACAGTTTACACGGACGCACCACGTGGTACGGAAGACGACCCTCTATGATATGGATGTGGAGCCCAGCTGGAAGTACACGGCCATCGGCTGCCAGGACCGAAATATTCG GATCTTCAACATCAGCAGTGGGAAGCAGAAGAAGCTGTTTAAAGGATCACAGGGTGAGGACGGCACTCTCATTAAG GTGCAGACAGACCCCTCAGGGATCTATATCGCCACCAGCTGTTCTGACAAGAACCTCTCCATTTTTGACTTCTCCTCAGGCGAGTGTGTGGCCACCATGTTTGGCCACTCAG AGATTGTCACTGGCATGAAGTTTAGTAATGACTGCAAACATCTCATCTCTGTGTCAGGGGACAG CTGTATATTTGTGTGGCGCCTGAGCTCTGAGATGACCATCAGCATGAGGCAGCGTCTGGCCGAGCTGCGCCAGCGTCAGCGAGGGGGCAAGCCACAAGGACCATCTTCTCCCCAAAGGGCTGCGGGTCCTAACCG GCATGAGGCCCCATCGATGCTGTCTCCTGGACCAGCTCTGTCATCAGACAGTGACAAGGAGGGAGAAGATGAAGGCACTGAAGAAGAAGAACTGCCAGCTCTGCCTATCCTTGCCAAGGGTACCAAGAAAGAGCCAG CCTCAGTGCCTGGCCCAGTCCTGCCCCGAAGCCTGTCCCACTGGGAGATGAGTCGG GCACAGGAGACGGTGGAGTTCCTGGCCCCAGCTCCTGTGGCCAATCAAGGACCCAGAAGAAGGAGCCGCTGGGCTCAGCCAGGCGTCGAGCTGAGTGTCCGCTCCATGCTGGACCTGCGGCAGCTGGAGACACTGGCCCCAAGCCCTCGAGACCCTAGCCAAGACTTGCTGGCCATGACCCCGTCTTGCCCTGGGAAACATGGTCAGCAGGTCCCTCCTGAGACCTCACATGCTAGCCAG AACAAAAAGCCCCCTCGGCATCAGGCTTCCCAACCCTGTTCCTGCCCCCACATTATTCGATTGTTGTCCCAAGAGGAAGGGGTCTTTGCCCAAGATCTGGAGCCTGCACCCATCGAAGATGGTATTGTCTACCCGGAGCCGAGTGACAGTCCCACCCTGGATACCAG TGAGTTCCAGGTGCAGGCTCCAGCCCGAGGGACCCTGGGAAGAGTGTATCCAGGCAGCAGGGCTTCCGAGAAGCACAGCCCTGACAGTGCCTGCTCTGTGGATTATAGTAGCAGCCGCCTTTCCAGCCCTGAGCACCCCAACGAAG ACTCTGAGAGCACGGAGCCCCTGAGTGTGGATGGCATTTCCTCAGACCTTGAAGAGCCAGCCGAGggtgatgaggaagaggaggaagaagagggaggcacTGGCTCCTATGGGCTACAGGAAGGCAGTCCCCATACTCCAGACCAGGAGCAGTTTCTAAAACAGCACTTTGAGACTCTGGCCAATGGGGCTGCTCCAG GGGGCCCAGTCCGGGTACCAGAGAGGACAGAGTCTCGGAGCATCTCTTCACGATTCCTGTTGCAAGTGCAGACCCCCCCACACAG GGAACTGTCTCCATCTTCCTCAAGCCTGGCGCTGCCATCGAGACCAGTCCAGATGCTGCAGGCTTCGGGTGAGCAGCTGAGAGGCAGTGGTGCCAGTCCTCCAGGAGCACCCCCAGAGGCAGAGCCCTCCCCTGGAAATGGTGGCCCCCAGCAAGCAGTTCCTGTGCTTTTGCCACGACGCCGTCTCAACCCGGATAGCAGCTGGTCTCCCAAGAGAGTGACTGCAGCCAGCCCCTTGGGTGGACTCCAGAAAGCCcagtctgtgcagagcctggtgccACAAG ATGAGGCCCCTCCACCAGGTCCATTGCTCTTACGGGAGATGGAAGCCCACGCGGGCCTGCGCTCCCTGCCACAGGCTGATGGCCGTCTTTCTCAGCCTCACTCCTACCAGAACCCCACCACCAGTTCCATGGCCAAGATCTCCCGCAGCATCTCTGTTGGGGAGAACTTGGGGCTGGCGGCCGAACCTCAAGCTCCTGCTCCCATTAGAGTCTCACCGCTCAGCAAGCTAGCCCTGCCCAGCCGGGCTCACCTGGTCCTGGACATTCCAAAGCCACTGCCTGATCGTCCTACCCTGGCCACATTCTCACCTGTTACCAAGGGCCGGGCCCCTGGTGAGGTGGACTGGCCTGGCTCCCCAGCAGGCCTGGGAAAGGCTCACAGTACATCTGAGAGGCGGGCCTGTTTGGGGGAGGGTGCCCCTCCCAAGCCTAGGACAGAGTGCCAGGCTCAGCCTGGGCCCAACAGCCCCTGTGGCCAGCAACTGCCGGTCAGTCCCCTCTTCCGAGGCCCTGAGAACTTGCAGTCCCCAACCCCTGAGAAGACTCCCAGCCCCATGGAATGCACCAGGCCAGGGGCAGCCCTGAGCCAGGACTCAG AACCAGCAGTGAGCCTGGAGCAGTGCGAACAACTTGTGGCAGAGCTCCAGGGCAATGTACGCCAGGCTGTGCGGCTCTACCACTTG GTGGCTGGCTGCAAGACGCCCTCAGCAGAGCAAAGTCGCATCACCCAGCTCCTCAGAAACACCTTCTCTTCAGTGAGGCAGGAGCTAGAGGCCCTGGCTGGCGCAGTGCTGTGCAGCCCGGGTGGGAGCCCTGGGGCTGTGGGGGCTGAGCAAACACAGGCCCTGCTAGAGCAATACTCAGAGCTGCTGCTTCGGGCTGTGGAGCGGCGCATGGAACGCAGACTCTAG
- the MAPKBP1 gene encoding mitogen-activated protein kinase-binding protein 1 isoform X4, protein MMAVEGSTITSRIKNLLRSPSIKLRRSKAGNRREDLSSKVTLEKVLGITVSGGRGLACDPRSGLVAYPAGCVVVLFNPRKHKQHHILNSSRKTITALAFSPDGKYLVTGESGHMPAVRVWDVAEHSQVAELQEHKYGVACVAFSPSAKYIVSVGYQHDMIVNVWAWKKNIVVASNKVSSRVTAVSFSEDCSYFVTAGNRHIKFWYLDDSKTSKVNATVPLLGRSGLLGELRNNLFTDVACGRGKKADSTFCITSSGLLCEFSDRRLLDKWVELRNTDSFTTTVAHCISVSQDYIFCGCADGTVRLFNPSNLHFLSTLPRPHALGTDIASVTEASRLFSGVANARYPDTIALTFDPTNQWLSCVYNDHSIYVWDVRDPKKVGKVYSALYHSSCVWSVEVYPEVKDSNQACLPPSSFITCSSDNTIRLWNTESSGVHGSTLHRNILSNDLIKIIYVDGNTQALLDTELPGGDKADGSLMDPRVGIRSVCISPNGQHLASGDRVGTLRVHELQSLSEMLKVEAHDSEILCLEYSKPDTGLKLLASASRDRLIHVLDAGREYSLQQTLDEHSSSITAVKFAASDGQVRMISCGADKSIYFRTAQKSGDGVQFTRTHHVVRKTTLYDMDVEPSWKYTAIGCQDRNIRIFNISSGKQKKLFKGSQGEDGTLIKVQTDPSGIYIATSCSDKNLSIFDFSSGECVATMFGHSEIVTGMKFSNDCKHLISVSGDSCIFVWRLSSEMTISMRQRLAELRQRQRGGKPQGPSSPQRAAGPNRHEAPSMLSPGPALSSDSDKEGEDEGTEEEELPALPILAKGTKKEPASVPGPVLPRSLSHWEMSRAQETVEFLAPAPVANQGPRRRSRWAQPGVELSVRSMLDLRQLETLAPSPRDPSQDLLAMTPSCPGKHGQQVPPETSHASQNKKPPRHQASQPCSCPHIIRLLSQEEGVFAQDLEPAPIEDGIVYPEPSDSPTLDTSEFQVQAPARGTLGRVYPGSRASEKHSPDSACSVDYSSSRLSSPEHPNEDSESTEPLSVDGISSDLEEPAEGDEEEEEEEGGTGSYGLQEGSPHTPDQEQFLKQHFETLANGAAPGGPVRVPERTESRSISSRFLLQVQTPPHRELSPSSSSLALPSRPVQMLQASGEQLRGSGASPPGAPPEAEPSPGNGGPQQAVPVLLPRRRLNPDSSWSPKRVTAASPLGGLQKAQSVQSLVPQDEAPPPGPLLLREMEAHAGLRSLPQADGRLSQPHSYQNPTTSSMAKISRSISVGENLGLAAEPQAPAPIRVSPLSKLALPSRAHLVLDIPKPLPDRPTLATFSPVTKGRAPGEVDWPGSPAGLGKAHSTSERRACLGEGAPPKPRTECQAQPGPNSPCGQQLPVSPLFRGPENLQSPTPEKTPSPMECTRPGAALSQDSEPAVSLEQCEQLVAELQGNVRQAVRLYHLVAGCKTPSAEQSRITQLLRNTFSSVRQELEALAGAVLCSPGGSPGAVGAEQTQALLEQYSELLLRAVERRMERRL, encoded by the exons GTGTGTGGTCGTGCTGTTCAATCCCCGGAAACACAAACAGCACCACATCCTCAACAGTTCCAG GAAAACCATCACTGCCCTGGCCTTCTCTCCTGATGGCAAGTACCTGGTCACTGGAGAG AGTGGGCACATGCCTGCCGTCCGGGTTTGGGACGTGGCTGAGCATAGCCAGGTGGCGGAGCTGCAGGAGCATAAATATGGCGTGGCTTGTGTGGCCTTCTCCCCTAGCGCCAAGTACATTGTCTCCGTGGGCTACCAGCATGACATGATTGTCAATGTCTGGGCCTGGAAG AAAAACATTGTGGTGGCCTCCAATAAGGTGTCCAGTCGGGTGACAGCAGTGTCCTTCTCTGAAGATTGCAGCTACTTTGTCACTGCAGGCAACCGGCACATCAAATTCTGGTACCTCGATGACAGTAAGACCTCAAAG GTGAACGCCACTGTGCCCCTGCTGGGCCGCTCAGGGCTGCTGGGGGAGCTGCGAAACAACCTGTTCACTGATGTGGCCTGTGGCCGAGGGAAGAAGGCCGACAGCACCTTTTGCATCACGTCCTCAGGGCTGCTGTGCGAGTTCAGCGATCGGAGGCTTTTGGATAAGTGGGTGGAGCTGAGA AATACAGACAGCTTCACA ACTACTGTGGCCCACTGCATCTCTGTGAGCCAAGACTACATCTTCTGTGGCTGTGCTGATGGCACCGTGCGCCTCTTCAACCCCTCTAACCTGCACTTTCTCAGCACGCTGCCCCGGCCCCACGCCCTGGGGACAGACATTGCCAGCGTCACTGAGGCCAG TCGCCTCTTCTCTGGAGTGGCCAATGCCAGGTATCCAGACACCATTGCCTTGACTTTTGATCCTACTAATCAGTGGCTGTCTTGTGTATACAACGACCACAGCATTTATGTTTGGGATGTGAGGGACCCCAAGAAAGTGGGCAAGGTGTACTCAGCTCTGTATCATTCCTCCTGCGTCTGGAGTGTGGAG gtCTACCCTGAAGTGAAGGACAGTAACCAGGCCTGCCTGCCCCCAAGTTCCTTTATCACCTGTTCCTCAGACAATACCATCCGCCTGTGGAACACAGAGAGCTCCGGGGTACACGGCTCCACCCTGCACCGAAACATCCTCAGCAAT GACCTCATTAAGATCATCTATGTGGATGGGAACACTCAGGCCCTGCTGGACACCGAGCTACCCGGAGGAGACAAAGCTGATGGGTCCCTGATGGATCCCCGTGTGGGCATCCGCTCTGTGTGTATCAGCCCCAACGGACAGCATCTAGCTTCTGGGGACCGTGTAGGCACGCTCAG AGTGCACGAGCTGCAGTCCCTGAGTGAGATGCTAAAGGTGGAGGCCCATGACTCAGAAATTCTATGCCTGGAGTACTCTAAGCCAGACACAG GTCTGAAGCTGTTGGCGTCAGCGAGCCGGGATCGGCTCATCCATGTGCTAGATGCTGGCCGTGAATATAGCCTGCAGCAGACGTTGGACGAGCACTCATCCTCCATCACTGCTGTCAAGTttgcag CCAGCGATGGGCAAGTCCGCATGATCAGCTGTGGAGCAGACAAGAGCATCTACTTCCGAACTGCACAGAAG TCCGGAGATGGAGTACAGTTTACACGGACGCACCACGTGGTACGGAAGACGACCCTCTATGATATGGATGTGGAGCCCAGCTGGAAGTACACGGCCATCGGCTGCCAGGACCGAAATATTCG GATCTTCAACATCAGCAGTGGGAAGCAGAAGAAGCTGTTTAAAGGATCACAGGGTGAGGACGGCACTCTCATTAAG GTGCAGACAGACCCCTCAGGGATCTATATCGCCACCAGCTGTTCTGACAAGAACCTCTCCATTTTTGACTTCTCCTCAGGCGAGTGTGTGGCCACCATGTTTGGCCACTCAG AGATTGTCACTGGCATGAAGTTTAGTAATGACTGCAAACATCTCATCTCTGTGTCAGGGGACAG CTGTATATTTGTGTGGCGCCTGAGCTCTGAGATGACCATCAGCATGAGGCAGCGTCTGGCCGAGCTGCGCCAGCGTCAGCGAGGGGGCAAGCCACAAGGACCATCTTCTCCCCAAAGGGCTGCGGGTCCTAACCG GCATGAGGCCCCATCGATGCTGTCTCCTGGACCAGCTCTGTCATCAGACAGTGACAAGGAGGGAGAAGATGAAGGCACTGAAGAAGAAGAACTGCCAGCTCTGCCTATCCTTGCCAAGGGTACCAAGAAAGAGCCAG CCTCAGTGCCTGGCCCAGTCCTGCCCCGAAGCCTGTCCCACTGGGAGATGAGTCGG GCACAGGAGACGGTGGAGTTCCTGGCCCCAGCTCCTGTGGCCAATCAAGGACCCAGAAGAAGGAGCCGCTGGGCTCAGCCAGGCGTCGAGCTGAGTGTCCGCTCCATGCTGGACCTGCGGCAGCTGGAGACACTGGCCCCAAGCCCTCGAGACCCTAGCCAAGACTTGCTGGCCATGACCCCGTCTTGCCCTGGGAAACATGGTCAGCAGGTCCCTCCTGAGACCTCACATGCTAGCCAG AACAAAAAGCCCCCTCGGCATCAGGCTTCCCAACCCTGTTCCTGCCCCCACATTATTCGATTGTTGTCCCAAGAGGAAGGGGTCTTTGCCCAAGATCTGGAGCCTGCACCCATCGAAGATGGTATTGTCTACCCGGAGCCGAGTGACAGTCCCACCCTGGATACCAG TGAGTTCCAGGTGCAGGCTCCAGCCCGAGGGACCCTGGGAAGAGTGTATCCAGGCAGCAGGGCTTCCGAGAAGCACAGCCCTGACAGTGCCTGCTCTGTGGATTATAGTAGCAGCCGCCTTTCCAGCCCTGAGCACCCCAACGAAG ACTCTGAGAGCACGGAGCCCCTGAGTGTGGATGGCATTTCCTCAGACCTTGAAGAGCCAGCCGAGggtgatgaggaagaggaggaagaagagggaggcacTGGCTCCTATGGGCTACAGGAAGGCAGTCCCCATACTCCAGACCAGGAGCAGTTTCTAAAACAGCACTTTGAGACTCTGGCCAATGGGGCTGCTCCAG GGGGCCCAGTCCGGGTACCAGAGAGGACAGAGTCTCGGAGCATCTCTTCACGATTCCTGTTGCAAGTGCAGACCCCCCCACACAG GGAACTGTCTCCATCTTCCTCAAGCCTGGCGCTGCCATCGAGACCAGTCCAGATGCTGCAGGCTTCGGGTGAGCAGCTGAGAGGCAGTGGTGCCAGTCCTCCAGGAGCACCCCCAGAGGCAGAGCCCTCCCCTGGAAATGGTGGCCCCCAGCAAGCAGTTCCTGTGCTTTTGCCACGACGCCGTCTCAACCCGGATAGCAGCTGGTCTCCCAAGAGAGTGACTGCAGCCAGCCCCTTGGGTGGACTCCAGAAAGCCcagtctgtgcagagcctggtgccACAAG ATGAGGCCCCTCCACCAGGTCCATTGCTCTTACGGGAGATGGAAGCCCACGCGGGCCTGCGCTCCCTGCCACAGGCTGATGGCCGTCTTTCTCAGCCTCACTCCTACCAGAACCCCACCACCAGTTCCATGGCCAAGATCTCCCGCAGCATCTCTGTTGGGGAGAACTTGGGGCTGGCGGCCGAACCTCAAGCTCCTGCTCCCATTAGAGTCTCACCGCTCAGCAAGCTAGCCCTGCCCAGCCGGGCTCACCTGGTCCTGGACATTCCAAAGCCACTGCCTGATCGTCCTACCCTGGCCACATTCTCACCTGTTACCAAGGGCCGGGCCCCTGGTGAGGTGGACTGGCCTGGCTCCCCAGCAGGCCTGGGAAAGGCTCACAGTACATCTGAGAGGCGGGCCTGTTTGGGGGAGGGTGCCCCTCCCAAGCCTAGGACAGAGTGCCAGGCTCAGCCTGGGCCCAACAGCCCCTGTGGCCAGCAACTGCCGGTCAGTCCCCTCTTCCGAGGCCCTGAGAACTTGCAGTCCCCAACCCCTGAGAAGACTCCCAGCCCCATGGAATGCACCAGGCCAGGGGCAGCCCTGAGCCAGGACTCAG AACCAGCAGTGAGCCTGGAGCAGTGCGAACAACTTGTGGCAGAGCTCCAGGGCAATGTACGCCAGGCTGTGCGGCTCTACCACTTG GTGGCTGGCTGCAAGACGCCCTCAGCAGAGCAAAGTCGCATCACCCAGCTCCTCAGAAACACCTTCTCTTCAGTGAGGCAGGAGCTAGAGGCCCTGGCTGGCGCAGTGCTGTGCAGCCCGGGTGGGAGCCCTGGGGCTGTGGGGGCTGAGCAAACACAGGCCCTGCTAGAGCAATACTCAGAGCTGCTGCTTCGGGCTGTGGAGCGGCGCATGGAACGCAGACTCTAG